Proteins co-encoded in one Flavivirga eckloniae genomic window:
- a CDS encoding M16 family metallopeptidase translates to MNIKQQVKAIAFSLLAISVTAYSYAQSTNLDALLPIDQSVKKGVLPNGLTYYLKSTDVTKNVASYYIIQNVGSVLENDNQQGLAHFLEHMAFNGTKNFEGKGILNTMQKHGLIFGKDINAYTSFDETVYNINNIPTTPELIDTGLLVLNDWSNYLLLTDEEIDAERGVIKEEWRTRQSGGMRIFQKNIGAMFNDSKYAKRMPIGLMDIVENFEYKALRDFYHDWYRTDLQAIAIIGDIDVDQVEEKIKALFSKIPAVKSPKKRFVVDIPENDAMLYSIAMDEEVATSNISLAIRHPKPLKEETVGHLKTSLLNSMITGMLSARINEVSKKPEAPFLAARIGYSDHSRTTKAFNIEIYPKANKQHDAFKSVLTELNRAVKFGFTKAEIDRTIIDFTSYYETQISKKDDMSHSQLAQSMKNDYLDNVAITDIEKEYEIVKAIFDALKPEEIHTALKKLYTDKNRALIVTGVNGNNNLTKEDALNIINAVENDASIEAYTDEFGGKTLISGITIKDGAIISEKANEVLESTTFTLSNGINVHYKYANKNANEVELLASSYGGTSLLNDTDLPSADLLGYTIQNSGLGDYSSTDLPKVLAGKTANTDIDLSDLSESITGSSVTKDTETMLQMVYLRFVKPRFDIDGFNVLMQNVEDYKIRRSENINEKMNDSMTVTLYGTNHPKHRIFNDDFIKDISFDKIKTIYNDRFGNAADFEFFIVGDIKKDALKPLLEKYIASIPTNKDKENWKDNSTPWLSGKIDKDIFLKMEDPKSSVRIQYKNDYKYSLKNAFVASILGDILDLRYTETLREEEGGTYGASASASLSKRPSQKASIAVSFDCNPDKVETLVSIVHNEINKIAEGNINQVDLDKTLTNYLKERKQQKDYNSYEMRLLTRFYREDYNMNDPKNFEDIINNITTKDIQSFAKALLKDAQSYEIVFKPKA, encoded by the coding sequence ATGAATATTAAACAACAAGTTAAAGCAATTGCATTTTCACTTTTAGCAATAAGTGTAACCGCTTATTCGTATGCGCAAAGTACAAATCTAGACGCTTTGTTACCTATTGATCAAAGTGTTAAAAAAGGAGTGCTTCCCAATGGTTTAACCTATTATTTAAAAAGTACCGATGTTACTAAAAATGTAGCCAGTTACTATATTATACAAAATGTAGGTTCTGTTTTAGAAAATGACAATCAGCAGGGCTTAGCTCATTTTTTAGAGCATATGGCATTTAACGGTACCAAAAACTTCGAAGGAAAGGGCATCCTTAACACGATGCAAAAACACGGGTTGATTTTTGGAAAAGATATTAACGCCTATACCTCTTTCGATGAAACAGTATATAATATAAATAACATTCCAACAACACCAGAGCTTATAGATACGGGCTTGTTAGTACTTAACGATTGGTCTAACTATCTGTTGCTTACCGACGAAGAAATTGATGCTGAAAGGGGCGTTATAAAAGAAGAATGGCGTACCAGACAAAGTGGAGGTATGCGAATTTTCCAGAAGAATATAGGAGCTATGTTTAACGACTCTAAATATGCTAAACGTATGCCAATTGGATTAATGGATATCGTTGAGAATTTTGAGTACAAGGCTCTGCGCGATTTTTATCACGATTGGTATAGAACCGATTTACAGGCCATAGCCATTATTGGAGATATAGATGTAGATCAAGTAGAAGAAAAGATTAAAGCTTTATTCTCAAAAATACCAGCAGTAAAGAGTCCTAAAAAGCGTTTTGTTGTTGATATTCCAGAAAACGATGCGATGCTATATTCCATAGCTATGGATGAAGAAGTGGCTACATCAAATATAAGTTTAGCAATAAGGCACCCAAAACCTTTAAAAGAAGAAACAGTTGGTCACCTAAAAACCTCGTTGTTAAACAGTATGATAACCGGTATGTTGTCGGCAAGGATTAACGAAGTTTCTAAAAAACCAGAAGCTCCATTTTTGGCAGCACGTATAGGCTATTCAGATCATTCCAGAACAACAAAAGCATTTAACATTGAGATTTATCCAAAAGCAAACAAACAACATGATGCATTTAAATCTGTTTTAACAGAATTAAACAGGGCAGTAAAATTCGGTTTTACTAAAGCAGAGATAGACAGGACTATTATAGATTTTACAAGCTATTACGAAACCCAAATTAGCAAAAAAGATGATATGTCTCATAGTCAATTAGCTCAATCAATGAAGAATGACTATTTAGACAATGTTGCCATTACAGATATTGAAAAGGAATATGAAATTGTAAAAGCAATTTTCGATGCATTAAAACCAGAAGAAATTCATACGGCTCTTAAAAAGTTATATACAGACAAAAACAGAGCGTTAATTGTTACAGGAGTAAACGGGAACAATAACCTTACTAAAGAAGATGCGCTGAATATTATTAATGCTGTAGAAAATGACGCTTCTATTGAAGCTTATACGGATGAGTTCGGGGGTAAAACATTAATCTCTGGAATAACAATCAAAGACGGAGCTATTATTTCAGAAAAAGCAAATGAAGTATTAGAGTCAACAACCTTTACATTAAGCAATGGTATAAACGTACACTATAAATATGCTAATAAAAATGCAAACGAGGTAGAGTTACTAGCTAGCAGTTATGGAGGGACTTCGTTGTTAAACGATACCGATTTGCCTTCGGCGGATTTATTAGGTTATACAATACAAAATTCGGGATTAGGCGATTATTCTTCTACCGATCTCCCAAAAGTATTGGCAGGTAAAACGGCAAATACCGACATTGACCTTTCAGATTTATCAGAAAGCATCACCGGGTCGTCTGTAACCAAAGATACAGAAACCATGTTGCAGATGGTGTACCTTCGTTTTGTAAAGCCTCGATTTGATATAGACGGATTTAACGTTCTCATGCAAAATGTAGAAGATTATAAAATAAGAAGAAGTGAAAATATTAATGAGAAAATGAATGATAGCATGACGGTGACGTTGTATGGGACTAACCACCCGAAGCACCGCATATTCAATGACGATTTTATAAAGGATATTTCTTTTGATAAAATAAAGACTATTTATAACGATAGATTTGGTAATGCTGCCGACTTCGAATTTTTTATTGTAGGAGACATTAAAAAAGACGCTTTAAAACCTTTATTGGAAAAATACATAGCTAGTATACCTACCAATAAAGACAAAGAAAACTGGAAAGATAATTCTACACCTTGGCTTAGCGGAAAAATAGATAAAGATATTTTCCTTAAAATGGAAGATCCTAAAAGTTCGGTAAGAATTCAATATAAGAACGATTATAAGTATAGTTTAAAAAATGCCTTTGTAGCTAGTATATTAGGAGATATCTTAGATTTAAGATACACTGAAACCTTAAGAGAAGAAGAGGGTGGAACTTATGGGGCCAGTGCCAGTGCTAGTTTATCTAAAAGACCATCACAAAAAGCTTCAATAGCAGTAAGTTTTGACTGTAACCCAGATAAAGTAGAAACGCTAGTATCTATTGTACATAACGAAATAAACAAAATAGCCGAAGGGAATATCAATCAAGTAGATTTAGATAAAACCTTAACAAATTATTTAAAGGAGAGAAAGCAGCAAAAAGACTATAATAGTTATGAGATGCGTCTGCTAACACGTTTTTATCGCGAAGATTATAATATGAACGATCCAAAGAATTTTGAGGACATCATTAATAATATTACGACAAAAGATATTCAAAGCTTTGCTAAAGCCCTTTTAAAGGACGCTCAATCTTACGAAATAGTATTCAAACCTAAAGCATAA
- a CDS encoding PorP/SprF family type IX secretion system membrane protein, with protein sequence MIIKGIKKKSLFIYMCFLVIANSYSQELHVPIYTQYLAENNFVVSPTYAGIGDNLKVRANGLSQWVGIKDAPRNQSFYSDFRIADRSGIGVSLYNDRNGFTRQAGAKFSFAHHLILDYYAKMYLSFGISYNINSFRIDVEEFQRFEQNTGVYIGSDITDDRATINNNFDIGLLYRLRGFYFSINASNVLPKDIDEVIRTLEPDLLLNFQIYSGYTFRGPKKSGLEFEPSVYYQLFSNDNRSSTDINFKFRKFNRREDYYWAGISYRFLNDQFLKPLNIGPMVGFKKSIFYMGYSYQITTNSFSPFNSGTHMVTIGLDFLRGISNCPCTQSPVH encoded by the coding sequence ATGATTATAAAGGGAATTAAAAAGAAAAGTCTATTTATATATATGTGTTTCTTGGTTATAGCTAATAGCTATAGCCAAGAGTTACACGTACCTATATACACACAATATTTGGCAGAGAATAATTTTGTTGTTTCTCCTACTTACGCCGGTATTGGAGATAATTTAAAAGTTAGAGCCAATGGATTATCTCAATGGGTAGGTATTAAGGACGCTCCAAGAAATCAATCTTTCTATTCCGATTTTAGAATAGCGGATCGTTCTGGAATAGGCGTGTCTTTATATAATGATAGGAATGGCTTCACCAGACAGGCTGGTGCCAAATTTTCCTTTGCTCATCATCTCATCTTAGATTATTATGCCAAAATGTATTTATCGTTTGGTATTTCGTATAATATAAACAGTTTTAGAATCGATGTTGAAGAATTTCAACGCTTTGAGCAAAATACAGGTGTGTATATTGGCTCAGATATTACTGATGATAGGGCTACCATTAATAATAACTTTGATATAGGTTTATTGTACAGACTTAGAGGTTTTTATTTTAGTATTAATGCAAGTAATGTTTTGCCTAAAGATATAGATGAAGTTATTAGAACCCTAGAGCCGGATTTACTTTTAAACTTTCAAATATACTCAGGATATACATTTAGAGGTCCTAAAAAGAGTGGATTAGAATTCGAGCCCTCTGTTTATTATCAATTGTTTTCTAATGATAATAGATCAAGTACCGATATAAATTTTAAATTTAGAAAGTTTAATAGAAGAGAAGATTATTATTGGGCTGGAATATCGTACCGTTTCCTAAATGATCAATTTTTAAAGCCTTTAAATATTGGTCCCATGGTAGGTTTCAAAAAGTCCATTTTCTATATGGGTTACTCTTATCAAATAACTACGAATTCATTTTCTCCTTTTAATTCAGGAACACATATGGTTACTATAGGATTAGACTTTTTACGTGGTATTAGTAATTGTCCATGTACACAAAGTCCTGTTCATTAA